The following proteins come from a genomic window of Diprion similis isolate iyDipSimi1 chromosome 8, iyDipSimi1.1, whole genome shotgun sequence:
- the LOC124410021 gene encoding acetyl-CoA carboxylase isoform X5 gives MSTESSCVTNAKTIEVDVRCSVLIANNGIAAVKCMRSIRRWSYEMFKNERAIRFVVMVTPEDLKANAEYIKMADQYVPVPGGSNNNNYANVELIIDIAVRTQVQAVWAGWGHASENPKLPELLHKNNIIFIGPSERAMWALGDKIASSIVAQTADVPTLPWSGSDLKAHYSGKKIKISSELFKKGCVSSVEECLAAASKIGFPIMVKASEGGGGKGIRKVDNAEELPSLFRQVQTEIPGSPIFIMKLAKCARHLEVQLLADNYGNAISLFGRDCSIQRRHQKIIEEAPAVIAKPEVFEEMEKAAVRLAKMVGYVSAGTVEYLYDTSGRYYFLELNPRLQVEHPCTEMVSDVNLPAAQLQVAMGLPLHHIKDIRLLYGESPWGDTPIDFDQPRHKPQPWGHVIAARITSENPDEGFKPSSGTVQELNFRSSKNVWGYFSVGASGGLHEFADSQFGHCFSWGEDRNQASENLVVALKELSIRGDFRTTVEYLITLLETESFQSNSFDTAWLDLLIAERVQSDKPDVLLAVTCGALHIADRTITAAFNGFQTALEKGQIQASNDLDNVCEVELINDGFKYKVQTTKSGPNSYFLVMNGSYKEVEIHRLSDGGLLLSMEGSSFTTYMREEVDRYRIVIGNQTCIFEKDNDPSLLRSPSAGKLISFLVEDGGHIDRGQAYAEIEVMKMVMTVTAGEAGSLFYVKRPGAILDAGTLIAHLELDDPSLVSKAQEYTGQFPAPIAPAIPEKLNQLHTKYRSALENTLAGYCLPDPYHLPRLRELIEKFMNSLRDPSLPLLELQEVISTISGRIPVSVEKKIRKYMTLYERNITSVLAQFPSQQIASVIDGHAATLSRRTDRDVFFLTTQGIVQLVQRYRNGIRGRMKTAVHELLRQYYTVESQFQQGHYDKCVSALREQHKDEMSMVTATIFSHNHVQKKNVLVTMLIDHLWANEPGLTDELASTLTELTSLNRTEHSRVALRARQVLIAAHQPAYELRHNQMESIFLSAVDMYGHDFHPENLQKLILSETSIFDILHDFFYHSNRAVCNAALEVYVRRAYISYELACLQHLELSGEIPLVHFQFLLPNNHPNRQNLTLVNHRTGAMAAFKDLEEFSQYSDEVLDLLEDLSSRSTVSAKVLEAVETAGSESRHSTSINVSLSTGETGVVEGGEIPAEPVHILSIAVQDNGNQDDAVMSRLFGDWCATNKEELVTRGIRRVTFAALKKRQFPKFFTFRQRDGFIEDRIYRHLEPGCAFQLELNRMRTYDLEALPTSNQKMHLYLGQAKVAKGQPVTDYRFFIRSIIRHSDLITKEASFDYLHNEGERVLLEAMDELEVAFSHPLAKRTDCNHIFLNFAPTVIMDPGRIEESVTSMVLRYGPRLWKLRVRQAEIKMTIRPAPGRPTSNVRLCIANDSGYSIDLHLYTEATEPKTGIIRFESYGSTAVNANWRPGPMHGLPISTPYLTKDYLQAKRFQAQSSGTTYVYDLPDMFRQQIEKFWEKYIEERPTSENIKIPSPVLDCVELVLDGENLVEQKRLPGENDVGMVAWKLRLYTPEYPAGRDIILIANDLTFQIGSFGPKEDLVFCRASEAARDLGIPRIYFSANSGARIGLAEEVKGLFRISWEDENEPEKGFKYIYVTPDDYARLAPHNSIKASLIEDNGEPRYKITDIIGKDDGLGVENLKYAGMIAGETSQAYNEVVTISVVSCRAIGIGSYLLRLGQRVIQIENSHIILTGYRALNTVLGREVYASNNQLGGIQIMHNNGVSHATEPRDLDGIATVLRWISYVPKSKGAQLPILSAPHPDPIDREVGYVPTKAPYDPRWMLEGRHSPIDAAAWESGFFDRGSWQEIMRPWAQTVITGRARLGGIPCGVIAVETRTVELHLPADPANLDSEAKTVSQAGQVWFPDSAYKTAQAIRDFGKEELPLFIFANWRGFSGGMKDMYEQVVKFGAYIVDALKEYTRPVIVYIPPNGELRGGAWAVVDPSINPRHMEMFADTTSRGGVLEPEGIVEIKFRNKDIIKTMHRVDPVIRNLKEKISSSNSAEERANLESEIRKREQILDPMYHQVAVHFADLHDTPERMLEKGVISEIIPWKTARRMLYWRLRRKLLECDAINDVLSTQPSLGVGTVVSMLRRWFVEDRGATESYLWDQDEAVAKWLISQNETEGSVLSRNINCVRRNAVLTRVKEALECCPDVRLDAVIEIAHRLQAGERAELLRTLSQLETSGEEHHNDSSASS, from the exons ATGTCAACTGAATCCTCTTGTGTAACGAATGCAAAGACTATAGAAGTGGATGTAAGGTGTAGT GTTCTCATAGCAAATAATGGAATTGCTGCGGTCAAATGCATGCGATCAATTCGCCGATGGTCGTACGAAATGTTCAAAAACGAGAGAGCGATTCGCTTCGTAGTTATGGTCACCCCGGAAGATTTGAAAGCAAATGCTGAGTACATTAAAATGGCTGATCAGTACGTACCAGTGCCCGGAGGATCCAACAATAACAACTATGCAAATGTTGAATTGATCATCGACATTGCGGTCCGTACTCAAGTACAGGCTGTTTGGGCTGGATGGGGTCATGCGTCGGAAAATCCAAAACTGCCTGAACTTTTGCACAAGAATAACATAATATTTATTG GACCTTCTGAAAGGGCGATGTGGGCTCTTGGAGATAAAATTGCTTCTAGTATCGTCGCTCAAACTGCAGATGTACCCACACTTCCGTGGTCTGGCTCGGACTTGAAAGCTCACTACagtggaaagaaaataaaaatatcatccgAACTATTTAAAAAGGGGTGTGTCTCTAGTGTGGAAGAATGTCTTGCTGCTGCTAGTAAAATTGGCTTTCCCATAATGGTGAAGGCAAGCGAAGGCGGAGGTGGAAAAGGTATTCGTAAAGTCGATAATGCCGAGGAGTTACCTTCGTTATTTAG ACAAGTACAAACAGAGATCCCAGGATCGCCTATATTCATAATGAAGCTTGCCAAATGTGCTCGGCACTTGGAAGTGCAACTATTAGCTGATAACTATGGAAATGCTATTTCACTCTTCGGACGTGATTGTTCTATCCAAAGAAGACATCAGAAAATCATTGAGGAAGCACCTGCCGTCATTGCTAAACCAGAAGTCTttgaagaaatggaaaaa GCTGCTGTCAGGCTAGCAAAAATGGTAGGATACGTAAGTGCCGGCACAGTTGAATATCTTTACGATACATCAGGTCGTTACTATTTTTTGGAACTAAATCCTCGCTTACAAGTAGAACATCCTTGCACAGAAATGGTTTCTGATGTCAATTTACCTGCCGCTCAACTTCAAGTTGCAATGGGGTTGCCTTTGCATCATATAAAAGATATTCGGCTTCTATACGGGGAAAGTCCATGGGGTGATACTCCCATTGATTTCGATCAACCAAGGCATAAACCACAACCTTGGGGTCATGTCATTGCTGCCAGAATCACAAGTGAAAATCCAGATGAAG GTTTCAAGCCAAGTTCAGGAACAGTGCAAGAGCTCAATTTCAGATCATCGAAAAATGTCTGGGGATATTTTTCAGTCGGCGCATCTGGAGGGTTGCATGAATTTGCTGACTCGCAATTTGGTCACTGTTTTTCATGGGGTGAAGACCGTAATCAAGCTAGCGAGAATTTAGTCGTTGCTTTAAAAGAATTGAGTATCAGAGGTGATTTTCGGACCACAGTAGAGTACCTCATAACACTTCTCGAAACTGAATCCTTCCAGTCGAACAGCTTTGATACAGCGTGGCTTGACTTACTCATTGCTGAACGTGTTCAAAGCGATAAGCCAGACGTTTTGCTGGCTGTGACTTGCGGGGCGTTACATATTGCTGACCGAACAATCACAGCTGCGTTTAATGGTTTCCAAACAGCCTTAGAAAAGGGTCAAATCCAAGCCAGCAATGACCTGGACAACGTTTGTGAG GTTGAACTCATCAATGACGGATTCAAGTACAAGGTACAGACAACCAAGTCAGGCCCAAACTCCTACTTTCTTGTAATGAATGGTTCCTACAAAGAAGTGGAGATTCATAGACTTTCGGACGGAGGTTTACTACTTTCAATGGAGGGATCAAGTTTCACAACCTACATGAGAGAGGAAGTTGATCGGTACAGAATAGTGATTGGTAACCAGACATGTATATTTGAAAAGGATAATGATCCGTCATTGTTGAGATCACCTTCAGCCGGTAAACTAATCAGTTTTCTGGTAGAGGATGGTGGCCACATTGATCGTGGTCAAGCTTACGCTGAAATAGAAGTAATGAAGATGGTTATGACGGTGACGGCTGGTGAAGCTGGTAGTTTGTTTTACGTTAAACGACCCGGTGCAATCTTAGATGCCGGAACATTAATTGCCCATTTGGAATTAGATGATCCGTCATTAGTCAGTAAAGCTCAAGAATACACTGGACAATTCCCAGCACCAATTGCGCCTGCTATTCCTGAAAAACTCAACCAATTGCATACTAAATACAGAAGCGCTTTAGAGAATACCCTTGCTGGATACTGTTTGCCCGATCCTTACCATCTACCGAGGCTCCGGGaactgattgaaaaattcatgaattccCTGCGTGATCCTAGCTTACCTCTGCTAGAGCTGCAAGAAGTGATCTCCACTATCTCTGGAAGAATTCCCGTATCCGTGGAGAAGAAGATCAGAAAATACATGACTTTATACGAAAGAAACATCACTTCAGTTCTAGCTCAGTTTCCAAGTCAGCAAATTGCGTCTGTAATTGATGGACATGCCGCCACCCTTTCCAGACGAACAGACAGAGACGTTTTCTTTTTGACGACTCAAGGTATCGTCCAACTGGTGCAAAGGTATCGCAACGGTATTCGTGGTAGGATGAAAACGGCGGTTCACGAACTTTTACGTCAGTACTACACAGTCGAAAGCCAGTTCCAACAGGGACATTATGACAAGTGTGTGTCGGCTTTGAGGGAACAGCATAAAGATGAAATGAGTATGGTCACTGCTACTATTTTCAGTCACAACCatgtacaaaagaaaaatgtcttGGTTACTATGCTCATTGATCACTTGTGGGCTAACGAACCTGGGCTTACGGACGAACTGGCAAGTACACTGACCGAATTAACGAGTTTAAATCGCACTGAACACAGCCGAGTGGCTCTGAGAGCTAGGCAAGTCTTGATAGCAGCACATCAGCCTGCATACGAACTGAGACACAATCAGATGGAATCCATATTCTTATCTGCAGTTGATATGTATGgacatgattttcatcctgaGAATCTCCAGAAGCTGATACTTTCTGAAACTTCTATATTCGATATACTACACGATTTCTTCTACCACTCGAATCGTGCTGTCTGCAATGCTGCTTTGGAAGTTTACGTTCGCAGAGCTTACATCAGTTACGAATTAGCATGTTTGCAGCACCTAGAACTATCTGGAGAAATACCTTTAGTTCACTTCCAATTTCTTTTGCCGAACAATCATCCAAATCGCCAGAATCTTACTCTTGTCAATCATAGAACAGGAGCTATGGCTGCCTTCAAAGATCTCGAAGAGTTTAGCCAGTACTCTGATGAGGTACTCGACTTGCTAGAAGACTTGTCGTCCAGAAGTACAGTTTCTGCCAAAGTCCTTGAGGCTGTAGAAACTGCTGGAAGTGAATCTCGGCATAGTACATCCATCAATGTTTCTCTGAGTACTGGTGAAACAGGTGTTGTTGAGGGAGGTGAAATACCTGCAGAACCTGTGCACATATTAAGCATTGCTGTCCAAGATAATGGTAATCAAGATGACGCAGTTATGTCCAGACTGTTTGGAGACTGGTGCGCGACTAACAAAGAGGAGTTGGTTACTCGTGGAATCAGAAGAGTAACATTTGCCGCCTTGAAAAAGAGGCAGttcccaaaatttttcactttccgaCAACGTGATGGATTTATTGAAGATCGTATTTATCGACACCTTGAACCAGGCTGTGCCTTCCAGTTGGAACTTAACAGAATGCGAACCTATGACCTTGAAGCTTTACCTACATCAAATCAAAAGATGCATCTCTATTTAGGACAAGCTAAG GTCGCCAAGGGCCAGCCAGTTACAGACTACCGCTTCTTCATACGTTCCATTATACGCCACTCGGATCTCATCACAAAGGAGGCTAGCTTCGATTATTTGCATAACGAGGGTGAACGAGTACTATTGGAAGCAATGGACGAGCTTGAAGTAGCCTTTTCCCATCCTCTAGCAAAACGCACGGATTGCAACCATATATTCTTGAACTTTGCACCAACTGTTATAATGGATCCAGGCAGAATTGAAGAAAGTGTTACAAGCATGGTGCTCAGATATGGTCCTAGACTATGGAAATTACGAGTTAGACAA GCTGAGATAAAAATGACAATTCGTCCAGCACCAGGACGACCAACTTccaacgttcgtctttgtatTGCAAATGATAGTGGATATAGCATTGATCTGCACCTTTATACTGAGGCTACGGAACCCAAGACTGGTATTATCCGTTTTGAATCTTATGGATCTACAGCAGTTAATGCGAACTGGCGACCAGGACCAATGCACGGCTTGCCTATTTCTACACCTTACCTGACCAAAGATTATCTCCAGGCTAAACGGTTCCAAGCACAGAGTTCGGGAACTACTTATGTGTATGATTTACCGGATATGTTCCGTCAACAAATTGAGAAGTTCTGGGAGAAGTACATCGAGGAAAGACCTACCTCAG AAAATATCAAGATCCCAAGCCCGGTATTGGACTGTGTCGAACTTGTCTTGGATGGCGAAAATTTGGTAGAACAAAAGCGATTACCTGGTGAAAACGACGTTGGAATGGTCGCATGGAAACTTAGACTTTACACTCCAGAGTACCCAGCTGGAAGAGATATCATACTTATTGCAAATGATCTGACTTTCCAAATTGGTTCGTTTGGACCAAAAGAAGATCTCGTGTTTTGTAGAGCATCTGAAGCAGCTAGAGATCTCGGAATTCCAAGAATTTACTTTTCGGCGAATTCTGGTGCCAGAATTGGTCTTGCTGAAGAG GTGAAAGGCTTGTTCAGAATTTCGTGGGAGGATGAAAACGAACCTGAAAAGGGCTTCAAATACATCTATGTCACTCCTGACGATTATGCTAGATTAGCACCACATAATTCAATTAAGGCATCATTAATTGAAGACAACGGTGAGCCTCGCTACAAGATAACTGATATTATCGGCAAAGATGATGGACTGGGAGTTGAAAATCTTAAATACGCTGGTATGATTGCTGGCGAAACATCTCAAGCATACAACGAG GTGGTTACAATATCAGTTGTCTCATGCCGTGCAATTGGTATTGGTTCTTATTTACTGCGACTTGGGCAACGAGTTATACAAATTGAGAACTCGCACATTATATTAACCGGGTATAGAGCACTGAATACAGTGTTGGGTCGTGAAGTTTACGCAAGTAATAATCAATTGGGTGGAATTCAAATAATGCACAATAATGGTGTTTCACACGCAACTGAACCAAGAGATTTAGATGGTATAGCCACTGTACTCAGATGGATTAGCTATGTACCCAAATCTAAAGGAGCCCAGCTTCCCATTCTCTCTGCACCACATCCAGACCCAATTGACCGAGAAGTTGGATACGTTCCTACTAAGGCACCTTATGATCCCAGGTGGATGCTTGAAGGAAGACATTCTCCCATTGATGCTGCTGCCTGGGAAAGCGGATTTTTCGATCGTGGCTCATGGCAG GAAATTATGCGGCCTTGGGCACAAACTGTAATAACTGGTCGTGCTAGACTTGGAGGTATCCCTTGCGGTGTGATAGCCGTAGAAACACGAACTGTAGAACTGCATTTACCAGCAGATCCCGCAAATTTGGACTCTGAAGCAAAGACAGTTTCACAGGCAGGTCAAGTCTGGTTTCCAGACAGTGCATATAAGACTGCTCAGGCTATTCGTGATTTTGGCAAAGAAGAACTGCCGCTTTTCATCTTTGCTAACTGGCGTGGTTTCTCGGGTGGTATGAAAG ATATGTACGAACAAGTCGTTAAGTTCGGTGCTTACATTGTCGATGCATTGAAAGAGTATACCAGACCAGTGATAGTATACATTCCTCCAAATGGCGAACTGAGAGGTGGTGCGTGGGCAGTTGTTGATCCATCTATAAACCCCAGGCACATGGAAATGTTTGCCGACACAACAAGCCGAGGAGGTGTATTAGAACCAGAGGGAAtcgttgaaatcaaatttagaAACAAAGACATAATTAAAACCATGCACAGAGTTGACCCTGTCATACGCAACCTCAAG gaaaaaatatCGTCTTCAAACTCCGCTGAAGAACGTGCTAACCTGGAAAGTGAAATccggaaaagagaacagatCTTAGATCCCATGTATCACCAGGTCGCTGTTCATTTTGCTGATCTTCATGATACTCCTGAAAGAATGTTGGAAAAGGGTGTCATCAGTGAGATAATTCCATGGAAAACAGCACGCCGCATGTTATACTGGAGGCTCAGACGTAAACTCCTGGAGTGTGATGCCATAAACGATGTTTTGTCAACACAGCCTAGCTTGGGTGTTGGAACAGTGGTTTCTATGCTGAGGCGCTGGTTCGTAGAAGATAGAGGCGCTACCGAGTCTTACCTGTGGGACCAGGATGAAGCTGTAGCCAAGTGGTTAATAAGCCAGAATGAAACAGAAGGCAGTGTTCTAAGCCGTAATATTAATTGCGTACGGAGAAATGCAGTTCTCACTCGGGTTAAGGAGGCGCTTGAATGTTGCCCAGACGTGAGATTAGATGCAGTTATAGAAATCGCGCACAGACTGCAAGCTGGTGAGCGTGCAGAACTTCTGCGAACTCTCTCACAGCTTGAAACGTCTGGAGAAGAACATCACAACGATTCTAGTGCTTCGTCGTAG